A segment of the Corylus avellana chromosome ca2, CavTom2PMs-1.0 genome:
TATTACATGTCTTGTTATCTATAACTAAACATAGTCTAATAGTTAGCATTCAATGGCTTGACAAACATAAATGTACATGGAACCATaaaccaaagagagagagagcgagagaacAATCATGGTAACAATCTTAATAGTCAAGAATGGTTTCaacaatattaattttgaatcaAGAGTTTTGGATATGCTAAAAATGCAATGGAGCCGTAAAAGACATGAGTTACACCAATCAAGAATGGTGGTATATGAGgtaagcactttttttttttttttttaatgatgggAATCTCCCTGGGTAGGGCCACTTCATGTACCAACTACTGAAGGGCAGACCCCGGACCGtgtcttctttctttgttcCCCCTCTTTTAAGGAACACACAGAATTGCTGCCACCAAGTTATGGACCACCTCTCAAATTGCTTATCCGCAGATCCATCTTGAAATTGATTGTAGTTAATCTCTTGAAGCTCAGCATTCAATTTGTCAACAACATTGCTTTTATAGGCAGATACTAAACTCTGCTTAACCAGAATTTGATCCTCGTGCGGATATATTGAACATATTGTGTGCATGAGTGTGCACAAAGAACCAATAATGATGCATGATATCAACACCAAAGGGTATCCACAAATTCATATGAAGCCTTCCATTGTTGTAATGGGGAGATTGTATTTATTTGACTGAAACCAGAGTTTTCACAACAGAGAATAGCATGCCATAAGTTTTAAAGACTATACAGTAATCATTCATGAATGTAACAGGTGTGCAAATAATTTGGATCCAGAAAAATGTAGTTTCCCAGCaatatcatcaaatcaaattagTATTTCACTTGATTTTTATGCTTCTCTTTTGGTTTGCAAGAATTTTGCAATGCCTGCCACTCCAACAATAACCTTATGCACACAGAAGAAGATACTGTTAAAAGTCTGCAGAAGAAAGCCTGCCAATTTCTGGTTTCTAGCAACTTTTTACCTTTTAATCTTATATGAGCAGCATCACATTGTCGCTACTTTTAGGAATTGGATATTATGAAAATAGGGGAAGTACTGAAAACATTGACCAACAAGCCCTAATGTGCTATCTCATTTTTATCAAATCTGACCTCTAATCAAAGAGctcaatttgaaaattatgtccACTGTCCCCATCAACCATATCTAAGTACCAAAACATCTTCAAGAGTAAATTGATATGAAATACcaggaagaaaatatatatatatatatatatatatatatatatatttgaggcACAGTTCACGAAGTTCATGAAGTTCTCGTGTCATTTGTCAAACCTTCACACCTTTTATATGAATATCACAATTTTCAGATTCAAATGATCAAGAAACTTAGTAAACAATCAGATTTTATTTTGCAAGGATCACCAAAAATAACTTCCTGGGTGACTGCATATATTTAATACCATTACATACCTCTCTGGGGGTAGCCCTACAGCTGTACAGATCAGTGTCCGCAAATTGATTTGTGAGTGACAACCAAAAAATTCTACCCCTGGAAAATGAGAAAGATATTCATACCTAACTATATTGAGTTGAAACCTGAAAATAGTAAAACAATGGTAGAGAAAGGGAAAAGTGTACTGGTGAGAGTAATATTTCCCTCCAAGCCCCTCTTGCCGTTGCCCATAGTTTTCATATAGGGTAGACACCATTCACATAGAAATTAGCAGGATCTTCTCTCCATGTGGTATACTCCTTTGAATATCTCTCCTTAGCATCCACTGCCTCCAAATTCAGAATATGATTTAGTCTTATGTAAAAAGAACTAAAGAGAGAACATAAATCAAGGACCATTATAAATCTACAATTTAACTAAAGCAAGTTTCAAGCTAGCTAGAGATGACTAAATTCAATGTGTAAGATATAAAGTAAATCAATTTAATAATGTCACTACGAATTAGATAAAGTTGCATCAAATACAGCTCTGAAGTTTTAGAACTCTCTGTATAAAAGGAGACAGACCATTTTTCATGCCTTCAAGAAAAAATAGATGGGCTTCCTACAGTGAATCAACGAAAACAAGTGGTTCTTCCCTCCCTTGCCATATAACTTCAGCAGTGGACTGCATTAAACACTTAGAGATAAAATTGGTCAAGTACTAAAAATCAGCACACTAAATTGTGTTAGTTGAACCTTAGCACGAGATATTGGACTTGAAAAGTGTTGATCAAATATTTGCCAAGGCTTTTCTGCACCTCTCACTCCAGTTTCTGTTAGGATTGATAAGTTTGAGCTTCCTTGAATGTAAATATAGCAACCAAGTTAGTTGCTAGATACTCTAAAGAatgaagtggtttttttttttttttttacaagtgtgGATCCAAGTGTTGCTTTTTACTACCACGTTATCCAGTTGTATGACAATTGTACatgagtctactaaatagcattacccTCAATATAATGATAATAGACAAGGTGAAGAGTGGGACTTGAACTTTTGTTCAACCATAGAAGCcttcaagaaaaatgattaaCTAAGTTGGGTTAAATGGTTCTTTAAATCCTAATACAGTGAAAGAGAATAGCAACATAAACATTTGTATatagtgaaaatcaattttagcAGTTCAGGTACTTCTGTTTCTTGTCAACGAATGAAACTGAAAatacttcattttttaatgCGCAtaactttgaaatttttttttttttttttttcattctaacATGATTATAGGATAATGCTGAAACATAAGAGAAGATGgataaagattttaaaaaagcaGAGGAGGAACACACCTGAACTTTACTCTCTTCATTCCAAGAGCTATGGCCGTGCCTCACAAGAGTTACCTTCTTAGACGACGACAATGACTGATTGGAAAGTGATGTCGTTGctctttcaaaatcaaatgcACCACCAGTCATAGAACCATCATTTTGGAATTTCTTTGTCGTAAAATGCGTCATTGGAATCAACTACAAATTTGATCAAATATATGCAAGCACCTTGCGGATTTCTTAGAGCAACTGAACGCTTGATATACATTCTAGTTGATATACGTTCAGTTCATATATTAGATCACAAGATTATCTCATAAGAAAGATTTACTATTGATAATTTGTAATTAGCAGACACTGCGCAAACTGGGTTCAGGCATATCATTAGATTCATACCATCATAACTCTACAACTTTGGGAATCTAAAATAATGGAATCCCTAGAAACAATTCAATACCCCTATAGATAATGATTCAAACAATGATATCTATCCATTCTCCAAATGCCAAGGCAACACAACTAAAACAACAATACATTTAGCAGATGGACAGAATATGCTTCAAAGTATCTTGACAAAAGGGCAATATGCTTGCTTAACAGCCTGGCTTTATGCACCAAAGATCTATGAACCTCCTACTTCCTATTTGTAACGCAGAGTAAAGTGACAACccaattttaagtaaaattgtACATCAACAGCGCATTCTCTCTTAGACAAACAGGCACAAAAAATTAGCTATAGCTGTTCACAATGGCCAGCAAATGATCATCGAGTAAAATAAATACAACTATTTTCACTTTCAACttccttaaaaatatatatatatattgggacaATAACAAGTTTAGCACTTTTATCAGTTTCAAATCAAtaaggaatttctttcaacctataGGCAGTTAATTTCCATCTCTACGGAGGACTCAAGCAGCCAATTTTTATGCAAAACTAATCTCAAAGAGCTCCTATCAGTGAAGAATTTCAGAGAGCTTCTTGCTATTTTTGACTGAAattattactattaaaaaaaaaaaaaaaaaaatgtcaaagtCAGAATTAAGACATTTTATTTACTTTCAAACAATTGAACTCTTTGGACCCATCAGGCCATCACTGTTCCGAATTTGCccaaaaagtttgttttttcAACCAGCTGAACAATCTTTTATAGCAACCTGCATTACCTATTACACTTAAAGCATCTATGTTGCCTTAAAAGCTTAACAACCCTTATCAACTTTTACTTCATATAGTTCACGGACAAAATTTCTGTTTGTAAAACAAGGTAGCCATAAGCCTTTTCGaagtgaaatttcaaattttcaaatataaacccAAATAAGTGTTATcattaacaaaccaaaataCTTTTAGGCATTGGATTTTATGAAAATAGGGGAagactgaagaaaaaaaaaaaaaaacattgattatCAGGTTCAAATGTgctatgtcatttttttatgaaatcaaagagctcaattttgaaaattatgtcCACTGGTCCCATCAACCATACTTTAAGTACCAAAACCTCTTCAAGAGTAAATTGCTATGAAGTAGCTAGAAAgaaatatcaatatatatatataaacgaaaCACTAAACTTATGGGATGGTGAAAAGATAATTCCTcatgatagttaaaataaagatgGTGTGAAGAACCCTCGTACAACTGCTTATTTAACCATGAAAATCTTTcaggggggggggggtttgTTAAATGTAAGTGTATAAATACTTGAGAAAGACAACTTTGACAAGAATAAGCATAATATATTATCTCAGCACATATATGCTGCCTGAAACACAATTGGAACAGATATAGAAACATGGGCCCTCAAGCATTGTCAACAATTGCCCTACTCTTCAAATTCATTTCCTCCCTTGACAGAAACTAGGGTCTCCATGTAGGTAACCAATTGCATCGAGTCTCTGTCTCCATGAATTTGGAGATCAGTCATTTGTTTGGTAGAGGGGTCATACAAGACCAGTTGTCCACCATTTTTATTCCAGAACATGATGTCATTCTTCCAAAATCCTAATGGTCGGCACATGTCACCTGCAGACGGTTCAATAGTAAAAAGCCTAGTCCAGGAGTCCTCAACACCAACTTTAAGCAACAACCATATATCATACTGCCATTCTTCATCAACCGGCCTTTGAGCAACCATGGCAATCGATTCATTCAACACGAAAAGCGCTTCCCCAAAAGCATTATCAGGAAGTGGTGTTTTTAGGAATACCTCATCGCTCATGTCAAATGACAAAACAAATAAGTCCCGCATATGAATATGATCAACATATGCCAGCCAAGAACCCATCCCAGTGGTGTATGTCATCGGACCATGATGatcttcaaaaataaaacatgggGGTCCATCAACTTTTCTCCAAGAATCGGTGCCTAAGCTGTATACCTCTTTTTGGTATATGATGTCCTGAACGTCTTGTGAAAAATAGCCGAAAGTGGGTTCATACATACTAACAAAGTTGATTATCTTGTAGTCATTAGTTTTGGCATCAAAACCAAATCCCGTACCTTGAAT
Coding sequences within it:
- the LOC132172709 gene encoding F-box/kelch-repeat protein At3g23880-like, with protein sequence MMMMMANELPEDLVTQILLWLPVVSLLRFKCVCKSWYALITHHNFVRKHLLHNKNSNTHILLNTFNKTMDYYVISTISYEELQISLTHPLPRTYFENGEKFCICVVGSCNGLVCLHAYDTLNVVIWNPTTKETKVVPESNLPLFAPAGYCTHIQGTGFGFDAKTNDYKIINFVSMYEPTFGYFSQDVQDIIYQKEVYSLGTDSWRKVDGPPCFIFEDHHGPMTYTTGMGSWLAYVDHIHMRDLFVLSFDMSDEVFLKTPLPDNAFGEALFVLNESIAMVAQRPVDEEWQYDIWLLLKVGVEDSWTRLFTIEPSAGDMCRPLGFWKNDIMFWNKNGGQLVLYDPSTKQMTDLQIHGDRDSMQLVTYMETLVSVKGGNEFEE